In Ensifer canadensis, a genomic segment contains:
- a CDS encoding DUF1007 family protein: MRIKRLVVAGLAILLAPTLAFAHPHIFAEARLEVASDDKGEVSELRNVWRFDELFSASVVLDFDKNSNATLDPDELAEVGQTVLESLSEYNYYTTALENGKSIKVSKPEHITVDYKDGQLLMIFAVKPAEPMPLKGKLSFGVYDPTMYTAMDFPTDDDLTVVGDKIAACEHKVVRPDPDEVLAENKDTLTDAFWSDPTGTDMSKLFATRIEITC, from the coding sequence ATGAGAATTAAGCGCCTCGTCGTGGCCGGCCTTGCCATCCTGCTTGCGCCGACTTTGGCCTTTGCCCATCCGCACATCTTCGCCGAGGCCCGCCTGGAAGTGGCCTCCGACGACAAGGGTGAGGTGAGCGAGCTGAGAAATGTCTGGCGTTTCGACGAGCTATTTTCCGCAAGTGTCGTTCTCGACTTCGACAAGAACTCGAACGCCACGCTCGACCCGGACGAACTGGCGGAAGTCGGCCAGACCGTGCTGGAGTCACTGTCGGAGTACAACTACTACACGACGGCCCTGGAAAACGGCAAATCCATCAAGGTCAGCAAACCTGAGCACATCACCGTCGACTACAAGGACGGCCAGTTGCTGATGATCTTCGCGGTCAAGCCGGCCGAGCCGATGCCGCTCAAGGGCAAGCTCTCCTTCGGCGTCTACGACCCGACCATGTACACGGCCATGGATTTCCCGACCGATGACGACCTGACCGTGGTCGGCGACAAGATCGCCGCCTGCGAACACAAGGTCGTCCGCCCTGATCCTGACGAAGTCCTTGCCGAGAACAAGGACACGCTGACCGATGCTTTCTGGAGCGACCCGACCGGCACCGACATGTCGAAGCTCTTTGCAACCAGGATAGAGATCACATGCTGA
- a CDS encoding nickel/cobalt transporter: protein MLNTRRIGRLIAATLVLTALSAGLAAAQSPLGIGTAEPSFQTTGFLGGFFAWVNAEQQGFYRTLTGSLKGMRENPWQLWSLIGLSFAYGVFHAAGPGHGKAVISSYMIANETELKRGVLLSFMSSILQGVVAILLVGAVYLLLRGSSISMTDATRSLEIASYALIAAFGGWLLFRKLRSMMRPTALMATAGGGHVHVEHEHDHHDHAHHRHDHTHHHHDHGAGEVCSTCGHAHAPDPSMLKGDRFAISEAWSAIVAVGLRPCSGALIVLSFALLNGLYLGGILSVFAMSIGTAITVSILATLAVTAKGFAVRYASSAASAARVSNGIEIAGALLVIILGLVLLGAALQG, encoded by the coding sequence ATGCTGAACACCCGCAGGATCGGCCGCCTGATTGCCGCGACGCTCGTGTTGACCGCTCTGTCGGCCGGCCTTGCCGCGGCGCAATCGCCGCTCGGCATCGGCACTGCCGAACCGTCGTTTCAGACCACCGGCTTTCTCGGCGGCTTCTTTGCCTGGGTGAATGCAGAGCAGCAGGGCTTCTACCGCACGCTGACAGGCTCGCTGAAGGGCATGCGCGAAAACCCCTGGCAGCTCTGGTCGCTGATTGGCCTTTCCTTTGCCTATGGCGTCTTCCATGCCGCCGGCCCCGGCCATGGCAAGGCGGTCATCTCCTCCTACATGATCGCCAACGAGACTGAGCTGAAGCGCGGCGTGCTGCTCTCCTTCATGTCGTCGATCCTGCAGGGGGTCGTCGCCATCCTGCTTGTCGGCGCGGTTTATCTTCTTTTGCGCGGATCCTCGATCAGCATGACTGACGCGACGCGCTCTCTGGAAATTGCCAGCTACGCCCTGATCGCAGCCTTCGGCGGCTGGCTCTTGTTTCGCAAACTGCGCTCGATGATGCGTCCGACGGCTCTCATGGCAACGGCCGGCGGCGGGCATGTTCACGTCGAGCACGAACACGATCATCACGACCATGCCCACCATCGCCATGACCACACGCATCATCACCACGACCATGGCGCCGGCGAAGTCTGCTCCACCTGCGGCCATGCGCATGCGCCGGATCCGTCGATGCTCAAGGGCGATCGCTTCGCCATCAGCGAGGCCTGGTCGGCGATCGTCGCCGTCGGTCTGCGTCCGTGCTCGGGCGCACTGATCGTGCTGTCCTTCGCCTTACTCAACGGCCTTTATCTCGGCGGCATCCTGTCGGTCTTCGCCATGTCGATCGGCACCGCCATCACGGTATCGATCCTGGCGACGCTGGCCGTCACGGCAAAGGGTTTCGCCGTGCGCTACGCGTCAAGCGCCGCATCGGCCGCCCGCGTCTCGAACGGCATCGAGATCGCAGGCGCCCTGCTCGTGATTATCTTGGGACTGGTCTTGCTGGGCGCCGCGCTGCAAGGATAA
- a CDS encoding GNAT family N-acetyltransferase yields MRDLSNWKGCPAPKPVAIEGRYVRLEPYDRAMHRQDLWDGLGGMGINPLLKYFAQADFRGIDDFDTWLTTAQEKGGWVTEVFRDKASGKVVGMANYMRADPANGVVEVGSVAHGAAMARSPLSTEVHYLMAKHVFEDLGYRRYEWKCNSENEPSRTTALRLGFSFEGIFRQHMISKGGNRDTAWFSMIDSEWPLLNAAFENWLSPDNFDADGRQKRRLEDIRADLAPKE; encoded by the coding sequence ATGCGTGATCTGAGCAACTGGAAGGGATGCCCGGCACCGAAGCCGGTGGCGATCGAGGGTCGCTATGTCCGGCTTGAACCCTATGACCGTGCGATGCACAGGCAGGACCTCTGGGATGGGCTCGGCGGTATGGGCATCAATCCGCTGCTCAAGTATTTCGCGCAGGCCGATTTCCGCGGCATCGACGATTTCGACACCTGGCTGACCACTGCCCAGGAAAAGGGCGGCTGGGTCACGGAAGTGTTCCGCGACAAGGCGAGCGGCAAGGTCGTCGGTATGGCGAACTACATGCGCGCCGATCCTGCCAATGGCGTCGTCGAGGTCGGGTCCGTTGCGCATGGTGCGGCGATGGCCCGTTCGCCGCTGTCGACCGAGGTGCATTACCTCATGGCCAAGCATGTCTTCGAGGATCTCGGCTATCGCCGCTACGAGTGGAAGTGCAACAGCGAGAATGAGCCAAGCCGGACGACGGCACTCCGCCTCGGCTTCAGTTTTGAAGGCATTTTCCGCCAGCATATGATATCCAAGGGCGGCAACCGCGACACGGCCTGGTTCTCGATGATCGACAGCGAATGGCCGCTGCTCAATGCCGCATTCGAAAACTGGCTGTCGCCTGATAATTTCGATGCCGATGGTCGTCAGAAGCGGCGGCTGGAAGATATTCGCGCGGACCTCGCGCCAAAGGAGTGA
- a CDS encoding tellurite resistance TerB family protein: MFDAKKLLDQFLGSQVPGAGGSVRDRAGQVTQLAKDNPLATGAIAAVLLGTKSGRQLTGNAAVLGGLAAIAGLGYQAYKNYQSGNAPVTDPTAQKQPELLPPPTDSGFAAEPEKISHDFALILVRAMIAASRADGHIDEVERRHIMDKLSVSGLSADASAFLEGELANPVDIDAIVNAAKTEEERVEVYTASRLTIEPESRAERGYLDLLAGRLGLPDALVDHIEATVSSAKVPA, encoded by the coding sequence ATGTTCGACGCGAAGAAATTGCTGGACCAGTTTCTCGGATCGCAGGTGCCGGGAGCGGGTGGCTCGGTGCGCGACCGCGCCGGCCAGGTTACGCAACTCGCCAAGGACAATCCGCTGGCAACCGGTGCCATCGCCGCCGTTCTGCTCGGCACCAAGTCGGGCCGGCAGCTGACCGGCAATGCGGCCGTGCTCGGAGGGCTCGCAGCCATCGCCGGCCTCGGCTATCAGGCCTACAAGAACTATCAGTCCGGCAACGCGCCGGTCACCGATCCCACCGCCCAGAAGCAGCCTGAACTCTTGCCGCCGCCGACCGATTCCGGATTTGCCGCCGAGCCGGAAAAGATCAGCCACGACTTCGCGCTTATTCTCGTGCGCGCCATGATCGCCGCCTCGCGCGCCGACGGCCATATCGACGAGGTCGAGCGCCGCCACATCATGGATAAGCTTTCGGTGTCCGGTCTGTCGGCCGATGCGTCGGCGTTCCTCGAGGGCGAGCTGGCCAATCCGGTCGATATCGACGCCATCGTCAACGCTGCGAAGACCGAGGAAGAGCGCGTCGAGGTTTATACCGCGTCGCGCCTGACGATCGAGCCGGAAAGCCGCGCCGAGCGGGGCTATCTCGATCTGCTCGCCGGTCGCCTCGGCCTTCCCGATGCGCTGGTCGATCATATCGAAGCGACCGTGTCGTCGGCCAAGGTCCCGGCCTGA
- a CDS encoding 2-dehydro-3-deoxy-phosphogluconate aldolase: protein MSAKTDKLLSILKLQPVVPVLVIDDVATAVPLARALVAGGLKAIEITLRTPAALEAIRAVANEVEGAVAGAGTILNAAQFEAAIEAGSQFIVSPGTTQELIDVANDHDAPLLPGAATASEVMGLREEGYDVMKFFPAEQAGGAAYLKSLSSPLAGTFFCPTGGISLSNARDYLSLPNVICVGGSWVAPKDLVTKGDWAGITKLAAEAFALKG from the coding sequence ATGAGTGCGAAAACCGACAAGCTTCTTTCCATCCTCAAACTGCAGCCGGTCGTCCCGGTTCTGGTGATCGACGATGTGGCGACCGCCGTGCCGCTGGCGCGGGCGCTCGTCGCCGGTGGACTGAAAGCGATCGAGATCACCTTGCGCACCCCCGCGGCGCTCGAAGCGATCCGCGCCGTTGCCAACGAGGTCGAGGGTGCGGTTGCCGGTGCCGGCACCATCCTCAATGCCGCCCAGTTCGAGGCGGCGATCGAAGCCGGTTCGCAGTTCATCGTCAGCCCGGGCACGACGCAGGAGCTGATCGACGTTGCCAACGACCACGACGCCCCGTTGCTCCCGGGTGCTGCGACCGCCAGCGAAGTCATGGGCCTGCGCGAAGAAGGCTACGACGTCATGAAGTTCTTCCCGGCGGAACAGGCCGGTGGCGCTGCCTATCTCAAGTCGCTGTCGTCGCCGCTTGCCGGCACCTTCTTCTGCCCGACCGGCGGCATCTCGCTTTCGAACGCCCGCGACTACCTGTCGCTGCCGAACGTCATCTGCGTCGGCGGCTCGTGGGTGGCGCCGAAGGATCTGGTGACGAAGGGCGACTGGGCCGGCATCACCAAGCTTGCGGCCGAGGCCTTTGCGCTCAAGGGCTGA
- a CDS encoding CYTH domain-containing protein yields MAKEIERKFLVASDGWRERADKGTQLRQAYVVTMDDRSVRVRIHGNKWARLTIKIGKSALVRNEYEYDLPMDDASEMLTQAVGVVIEKRRYRVPHKGFVWEVDVYEGALEGLVVAEVEMKRETDLPALPDWLGPEITGDRRYSNQALATNGPVEEQA; encoded by the coding sequence ATGGCGAAGGAGATAGAGCGCAAGTTCCTGGTGGCCTCCGACGGTTGGCGGGAGCGTGCCGACAAGGGCACCCAGCTCCGGCAGGCCTATGTCGTCACTATGGACGACCGGTCCGTGCGCGTGCGGATCCACGGCAACAAATGGGCGCGGCTGACAATCAAGATCGGCAAGTCGGCGCTGGTCCGCAATGAATACGAATATGATCTGCCGATGGACGACGCCAGCGAAATGCTGACCCAGGCAGTGGGCGTCGTTATCGAGAAACGGCGCTACCGGGTGCCGCACAAGGGCTTTGTGTGGGAGGTCGACGTCTACGAAGGCGCACTTGAGGGGCTCGTCGTCGCCGAGGTCGAGATGAAGCGGGAGACCGATCTGCCCGCACTTCCCGACTGGCTGGGACCGGAGATCACCGGGGACCGGCGCTATTCCAACCAGGCGCTCGCCACCAACGGGCCTGTGGAAGAACAAGCATGA
- a CDS encoding CHAD domain-containing protein, whose product MSYAFRPGGAFTDDFKNVGAEQFEQAIEVLRLRPDGVHEAIHDARKCFKRLRALYRLIASDAPLFQKQENARIRNMARNLSAVRDAAALVENARYLHEGARSDDEEKALDRVCSRLAERRDRIAAGQTDIEDRIAATIVNCEQAMAALAHVSFDDRRRKTADRLAKGWRRTLKRAARAVEACQASTEAAAFHELRKRAQDYRMHLALMREAWPSAMQAKRLDAKALVEILGHLNDLDVMTSLVNEDPGLAGDSQDQAHLISAVIARQESLRLEALDRAANVFLDAPDVESRTIRLLWLEASR is encoded by the coding sequence ATGAGCTACGCCTTCCGCCCAGGCGGGGCCTTCACCGACGATTTCAAAAATGTCGGCGCCGAACAATTCGAGCAGGCGATCGAGGTCCTGCGGCTGCGCCCTGATGGCGTGCACGAGGCAATCCACGACGCCCGCAAGTGTTTCAAGCGCCTGCGTGCACTCTATCGGCTCATCGCCTCCGACGCGCCGCTGTTTCAAAAACAGGAGAATGCCCGCATTCGCAACATGGCGCGCAATCTCTCGGCTGTCAGGGACGCCGCCGCGCTCGTCGAAAATGCCCGCTATCTGCATGAGGGCGCCCGTAGCGACGACGAGGAGAAGGCGCTCGACCGCGTCTGCTCGCGACTGGCCGAGCGACGCGACCGGATTGCCGCCGGCCAAACCGATATCGAGGACAGGATCGCAGCCACCATCGTCAATTGCGAACAGGCCATGGCGGCGCTTGCCCATGTCTCCTTCGACGACCGTCGCCGCAAGACGGCCGACCGGCTGGCGAAGGGCTGGCGGCGCACGTTGAAGCGCGCTGCCCGCGCCGTTGAGGCCTGCCAGGCAAGCACCGAGGCCGCCGCCTTCCACGAGTTGCGCAAGCGCGCGCAGGATTATCGCATGCACCTTGCCTTGATGCGTGAGGCCTGGCCCTCGGCGATGCAGGCAAAACGCCTGGATGCCAAAGCGCTGGTCGAAATTCTCGGCCACCTCAACGACCTCGACGTCATGACCTCGCTCGTCAACGAGGATCCAGGCCTTGCCGGCGACAGCCAGGATCAGGCTCATCTGATCTCCGCTGTCATCGCTCGCCAGGAAAGCCTGCGCTTAGAGGCGCTGGATCGCGCAGCCAACGTCTTTCTCGATGCGCCGGATGTCGAGAGCCGGACCATCCGGCTCCTTTGGCTGGAGGCCAGTCGCTAG
- a CDS encoding rhodanese-related sulfurtransferase, translating to MTDISTTPRPETHGQFMVAALYHFVAFPRFAEFREPLQTVCDENGVKGTLLLAHEGINGTIAGTDAGITAVLSYLRSQPEFSGLEHKESRASSMPFLRMKVRLKKEIVTMGVNNIDPNKIVGTYVDPKDWNALISDPETIVIDTRNDYETAIGIFKGAVDPQTKTFREFPDWVRNNAGLHNKPKIAMYCTGGIRCEKATAFMKEQGFDEVFHLKGGILKYLEEVPQEESLWEGACFVFDDRVSVTHGLEEGEHTLCHACRQPLTPADLASPHHEEGVSCIHCHEVRTDEDRERYRQRQRQITLAKKRGEKHLGS from the coding sequence ATGACCGACATTTCAACGACCCCGCGCCCCGAGACGCATGGCCAGTTCATGGTCGCAGCGCTCTATCATTTCGTCGCCTTCCCGCGTTTCGCCGAATTCCGCGAACCGCTGCAGACCGTTTGCGACGAGAATGGCGTCAAGGGAACCCTGCTTCTCGCCCATGAGGGCATCAACGGCACGATCGCCGGCACCGACGCCGGCATCACGGCGGTGCTTTCCTATCTGCGCTCGCAGCCGGAATTTTCGGGCCTGGAGCACAAGGAAAGCCGTGCTTCCTCGATGCCGTTCCTGCGCATGAAGGTGCGGCTGAAAAAGGAAATCGTCACCATGGGCGTCAACAACATCGACCCCAACAAGATCGTCGGCACCTATGTCGATCCCAAGGATTGGAACGCGCTGATCTCCGATCCCGAAACGATCGTCATCGACACGCGCAACGACTACGAGACCGCGATCGGCATATTCAAGGGCGCGGTCGATCCGCAGACCAAGACCTTCCGCGAGTTTCCAGACTGGGTGCGCAACAATGCCGGCCTGCACAACAAGCCGAAGATCGCCATGTATTGCACCGGCGGCATCCGCTGCGAGAAGGCGACCGCCTTCATGAAGGAGCAGGGCTTCGACGAGGTCTTCCACCTCAAGGGCGGCATCCTGAAGTATCTCGAAGAGGTGCCGCAGGAGGAAAGCCTCTGGGAAGGCGCCTGCTTCGTCTTCGACGACCGCGTGTCGGTCACGCACGGGCTTGAAGAGGGCGAGCACACGCTCTGCCACGCCTGCCGCCAGCCGCTGACCCCGGCCGACCTCGCCTCCCCGCACCACGAGGAAGGCGTGTCCTGCATCCATTGCCACGAAGTCCGCACCGACGAGGACCGCGAGCGTTACCGCCAGAGGCAACGCCAGATCACGCTTGCCAAAAAGCGCGGCGAGAAACATCTCGGAAGCTGA
- a CDS encoding GFA family protein codes for MKGGCHCGAIRYEAKRSPSYSGFCHCRDCQRITGTGHCCYMIFDRSDVIATGSCRGYQTIAANGNISIRHFCETCGSQVFGSGLPDDGRLTVYAGTLDDLSEFTPTDAIFTRSRPKWDRAAMALQECEALPG; via the coding sequence ATGAAGGGTGGATGTCACTGCGGCGCCATACGGTATGAGGCGAAGCGGTCGCCGTCCTATTCCGGCTTTTGCCATTGTCGCGATTGCCAGCGGATCACCGGTACCGGGCATTGCTGCTACATGATTTTCGATCGTTCGGATGTGATTGCGACGGGGTCTTGTCGCGGCTACCAGACCATTGCTGCGAATGGCAACATTTCCATCCGCCATTTCTGCGAGACCTGCGGCAGCCAGGTTTTTGGAAGTGGCCTGCCGGATGATGGTCGACTGACGGTCTATGCCGGCACGCTTGACGATCTCTCCGAGTTCACGCCAACGGATGCGATCTTCACGCGCAGCCGGCCCAAATGGGATCGGGCGGCGATGGCCCTGCAGGAATGCGAGGCGCTGCCGGGCTAG
- a CDS encoding MetQ/NlpA family ABC transporter substrate-binding protein — translation MKKLIIAAAIAALTAGTALAETIKVGVTPGEHAQIMEKVKEVAAPKGLDIEILEFSDYVVPNQALADGDLNANSFQHQPYLDNQIADRGFDIVSVGTTITTPMGVYSSKVKSLDELKDGATIGIPNDPTNGGRALLVLASKGLIKVKPEVGLKVTPSDITENPKNITFAELDAAQLPRSLADVDAAVINTNYALEADLHPKEDAIAIEGEKSPYANVIAVRTADKDAPWVKTLVEAYHDEKVKTFINETFKGALIPSW, via the coding sequence ATGAAGAAGCTCATCATTGCTGCGGCAATCGCAGCCCTTACGGCCGGTACCGCACTGGCCGAAACCATCAAGGTTGGCGTGACGCCGGGCGAGCACGCCCAGATCATGGAGAAGGTGAAGGAAGTCGCGGCGCCCAAGGGCCTCGACATCGAGATCCTCGAATTCTCCGATTACGTCGTTCCGAACCAGGCGCTTGCCGACGGCGACCTCAACGCAAATTCGTTCCAGCACCAGCCTTACCTCGACAACCAGATCGCCGATCGCGGTTTCGATATCGTCAGCGTCGGCACCACCATCACCACGCCGATGGGCGTCTATTCGAGCAAGGTGAAGAGCCTCGACGAGCTGAAGGATGGCGCGACGATCGGCATCCCGAACGATCCGACCAATGGTGGCCGCGCGCTGCTCGTGCTCGCGTCCAAGGGTCTCATCAAGGTCAAGCCGGAAGTCGGCCTGAAGGTGACCCCATCCGACATCACAGAAAACCCGAAGAACATCACATTTGCCGAACTGGATGCGGCCCAGCTTCCGCGCTCGCTCGCCGATGTCGACGCAGCAGTGATCAACACCAACTACGCGCTCGAGGCCGACCTGCATCCGAAGGAAGACGCCATCGCCATCGAAGGCGAGAAGTCGCCCTACGCCAACGTCATTGCCGTGCGCACCGCCGACAAGGACGCGCCCTGGGTGAAGACGCTCGTCGAAGCCTACCACGACGAAAAGGTGAAGACCTTCATCAACGAGACCTTCAAGGGCGCGCTGATCCCGAGCTGGTAA
- a CDS encoding methionine ABC transporter permease, producing MSPDILLKIWGATLDTLYMVAAAGLIGSLIGLPIGIFLATSGKGELFPAPTINRIVGLIVNAARSTPFIILVVAIIPFTRLLTGTSIGTKAAIVPLTIATIPFVARLVEAAIREIDKGLIEAARAMGATPMQIVFKVLLAEARPALTMALTMTAVSLIGYSAMVGAVGGGGLGDLGIRYGYQRFMPDVMLVVVIVLIVLVQLVQSAGDGLARHFDRRSRKN from the coding sequence ATGTCGCCTGATATCCTGTTAAAGATCTGGGGTGCCACGCTCGACACGCTCTACATGGTCGCGGCCGCCGGCCTGATCGGCTCACTGATCGGCTTGCCGATCGGCATATTCCTGGCGACCAGCGGCAAGGGCGAACTCTTTCCGGCACCGACGATCAACCGCATCGTCGGGCTGATCGTCAATGCGGCGCGCTCGACCCCGTTCATCATCCTGGTCGTTGCCATCATTCCCTTCACCCGGCTTCTCACCGGAACGTCGATCGGCACCAAGGCGGCGATCGTGCCGCTGACGATCGCGACCATTCCCTTCGTTGCACGTCTGGTGGAGGCGGCGATCCGCGAGATTGACAAGGGACTGATCGAGGCGGCCCGTGCCATGGGTGCCACGCCGATGCAGATCGTCTTCAAGGTTCTGCTCGCGGAGGCCCGCCCGGCGCTGACGATGGCGCTGACCATGACAGCCGTCAGCCTCATTGGTTACTCCGCCATGGTCGGCGCGGTCGGCGGCGGCGGGCTCGGCGATCTCGGCATCCGCTACGGTTACCAGCGCTTCATGCCCGACGTGATGCTCGTCGTCGTCATCGTGCTCATCGTGCTGGTGCAGCTGGTGCAGAGTGCCGGCGACGGACTGGCACGCCACTTCGACAGGCGTAGCCGCAAGAACTGA
- a CDS encoding methionine ABC transporter ATP-binding protein — protein MSVSAYKAPAPGNAAVIFDGVSKHFAASGKSGGFTALDNVSLSVGRGSITGIIGRSGAGKSTLIRLVNGLEKPTGGKVLVDGVDVGALDEAGLRTLRRSVGMIFQHFNLLSSRTVFGNVALPLEIAGMDKGAIEKRVRPLLDLVGLADKHGRYPSELSGGQKQRIGIARALATEPKLLLSDEATSALDPETTQSILELLKRINADLGLTVLLITHEMEVVKAVTSDVAVIDHGRIVERGHTFDVFTHPKHETTRAMLSGLPGSKLPDAVSRALKPQAAVGDRAVVRLTFFGAAAERPLISQLIKSVGAEVNIIAGTIDEIGGRPYGSLVVAYGADAETAGRAERFFTENGLVTEVLGYVA, from the coding sequence ATGAGCGTTTCCGCCTATAAAGCACCGGCGCCCGGCAATGCCGCCGTCATCTTCGACGGCGTTTCCAAGCATTTCGCAGCGTCCGGCAAGAGCGGCGGCTTTACCGCGCTCGACAACGTCTCCCTTTCGGTCGGCCGCGGCTCGATCACCGGTATCATCGGCCGCTCCGGCGCCGGCAAGTCGACGCTGATCCGCCTGGTCAACGGGCTGGAGAAGCCGACGGGCGGCAAGGTGCTCGTCGACGGCGTCGATGTCGGCGCGCTCGACGAGGCGGGTCTTCGCACGTTGCGCCGCTCGGTCGGCATGATCTTCCAGCATTTCAATCTGCTGTCGTCGCGTACCGTGTTCGGCAATGTGGCGCTGCCGCTCGAAATCGCCGGCATGGACAAGGGAGCCATCGAAAAGCGCGTGCGCCCGCTGCTCGACCTTGTCGGGCTTGCCGACAAGCATGGCCGTTACCCCTCCGAGCTTTCCGGCGGCCAGAAGCAGCGGATCGGCATCGCCCGGGCGCTTGCGACCGAGCCGAAGCTGCTTTTGTCGGACGAAGCGACATCGGCGCTCGATCCCGAGACGACGCAATCGATCCTGGAACTGCTGAAGCGCATCAATGCCGATCTCGGCCTGACCGTGCTGCTCATCACCCACGAGATGGAAGTGGTGAAGGCGGTCACCTCCGATGTCGCCGTCATCGATCACGGCCGCATTGTCGAACGCGGCCACACCTTCGATGTCTTCACCCATCCGAAGCACGAGACGACACGGGCGATGCTCTCCGGCCTGCCGGGCTCGAAGCTGCCCGACGCAGTGTCCCGCGCGCTGAAGCCGCAGGCTGCCGTCGGCGACCGCGCCGTCGTGCGCCTGACCTTCTTTGGCGCGGCGGCAGAACGGCCGCTGATTTCGCAGCTGATCAAGTCGGTCGGCGCCGAGGTCAACATCATCGCCGGAACGATCGACGAGATCGGCGGCCGGCCCTACGGCTCGCTGGTCGTCGCCTATGGCGCGGATGCGGAAACCGCAGGCCGTGCCGAACGCTTCTTCACTGAAAACGGTCTGGTCACGGAGGTGCTCGGCTATGTCGCCTGA
- a CDS encoding TerC family protein has protein sequence MEIFTSAGLLALLQVIVIDLVLAGDNAVVIGLAAAGLPTEQRRKAILVGILAATVLRIALASVTVQLLDIIGLLLAGGLLLLWVCWKMWREIRAGGAEDFEGEGANSAPRKTFLQAAIQIVIADVSMSLDNVLAVAGAAREHPTILVFGLILSIALMGIAASFIARLLNRYHWIAYVGLAIILYVALNMIYRGSLEVWPHLAPVAHAIGV, from the coding sequence ATGGAAATCTTCACCTCTGCCGGGCTGCTGGCGCTTCTGCAGGTCATCGTCATCGACCTGGTTCTGGCCGGCGACAATGCCGTCGTCATCGGCCTTGCAGCCGCCGGTCTGCCGACCGAGCAGCGCCGCAAGGCGATCCTGGTCGGCATTCTTGCCGCCACGGTCCTTCGCATCGCGCTTGCCAGCGTCACGGTACAGCTTCTCGATATCATCGGGCTGCTGCTGGCCGGTGGCCTTCTGCTTCTCTGGGTCTGCTGGAAGATGTGGCGCGAGATCCGCGCCGGCGGGGCCGAAGATTTTGAGGGCGAGGGGGCCAATTCGGCGCCGCGAAAGACCTTCCTTCAGGCAGCCATCCAGATCGTCATTGCCGACGTCTCGATGTCGCTCGACAACGTGTTGGCGGTCGCCGGCGCTGCGCGCGAGCATCCGACGATCCTCGTCTTCGGCCTCATCCTTTCGATCGCGCTGATGGGCATTGCCGCCAGCTTCATCGCCCGGCTGCTCAACCGCTATCACTGGATCGCCTATGTCGGTCTCGCCATCATCCTCTATGTGGCACTCAACATGATCTATCGCGGCTCACTCGAAGTCTGGCCGCATCTGGCGCCGGTCGCTCACGCCATCGGCGTTTGA
- a CDS encoding NAD-dependent epimerase/dehydratase family protein, which translates to MRIVLTGSSGRIGRAIYNALTPDHDVIGIDRAPFATTEITGDFVDGVLLERAMQGADAVIHAAALHAPHVDTIPDAEFERVNVMGTHLVIAAAQATGVRRIVFTSTTALYGHAVKEGACTWITEETPPQPHTIYHHTKLAAEALLENAADRALHIRVLRMSRCFPEQADRMAAYRLHRGIDVRDVADAHVAALDNDGPAFQRFVISGEPAFLPTDCRHLASDAASVLRERASKFAQAFAERGWSLPASIDRIYDPSAALGALGWKPRFGFKEVLAQLDRGSLEVLPVRKAAPGRFD; encoded by the coding sequence ATGCGCATCGTTTTGACCGGAAGTTCGGGGCGCATCGGCCGGGCGATCTACAATGCCCTGACGCCCGATCACGACGTGATCGGCATCGACCGCGCGCCTTTTGCGACGACGGAGATCACAGGTGACTTTGTCGACGGTGTCCTCCTGGAACGCGCCATGCAGGGGGCCGATGCCGTCATCCATGCGGCTGCTCTGCATGCGCCACACGTCGATACGATCCCGGACGCGGAATTCGAGCGCGTCAATGTGATGGGCACCCATCTCGTCATTGCCGCGGCTCAAGCCACCGGCGTCCGCCGTATCGTCTTCACCAGCACGACGGCACTGTACGGCCATGCGGTGAAAGAGGGTGCCTGCACCTGGATCACCGAGGAAACGCCACCGCAACCGCACACGATCTACCATCACACCAAGCTTGCCGCCGAGGCTTTGTTGGAAAACGCCGCCGACCGGGCGCTGCATATCCGTGTCCTGCGTATGTCCAGATGTTTTCCGGAGCAGGCCGACCGCATGGCGGCGTATCGGCTGCACCGCGGCATCGACGTCCGCGATGTGGCGGACGCGCATGTGGCGGCGCTCGACAATGACGGGCCTGCCTTTCAGCGGTTCGTCATTTCAGGCGAGCCGGCCTTCCTGCCGACCGATTGCCGTCATCTGGCAAGCGATGCAGCCTCGGTTCTGCGGGAGCGGGCGAGCAAATTTGCTCAGGCCTTTGCCGAGCGCGGCTGGTCGCTGCCGGCATCGATCGACCGTATCTACGATCCGAGTGCCGCCCTCGGCGCGCTCGGATGGAAGCCGCGTTTCGGTTTCAAGGAAGTCCTGGCCCAGCTCGACCGCGGCAGCCTCGAGGTGCTGCCGGTGCGCAAAGCGGCCCCAGGGCGCTTCGATTGA